A stretch of the Microcella sp. genome encodes the following:
- a CDS encoding DUF2510 domain-containing protein gives MSSVAPGWYTDAENAALIRWWDGESWTDHTQPNPAAPAPDASAFPPPVSAATTAESTPASSIPMPAPSAPVPPPFAEPAATDLTVPPAADAVPSRRDTRASGSPSIPVSAPVKLVPPTSSSFPISEPVRLVPPTSPVAESAPSGWPAPDPAAPSVASTAPPEPSWASAEPTRAPDSGSFAVTPLATVPPAPASAGTPWTSSSTFAQPTGSVDLASVDYEPMTRTWGSARGSSASRTVTGVTTGGAWMLALSPLVQLGLLALGWVLTDGGTNSSTMIIGASFGAVLIAWVLVGAIADFRRLGALGHEFRPSVLWILVGPLMYLIARAIHVLRTTGKGVAPTWVYLALSIVVGAAAGAASLALPRDASLAELRQVEQSIAADLQQQGLDVSVICPSEATLAVGSTFVCTASDEVGPVALLRVTYGGVPGSFTFEVESSSTGS, from the coding sequence TCCCGCCGCCCGTCTCGGCCGCCACCACCGCCGAGTCGACGCCCGCTTCGTCGATTCCGATGCCGGCACCGTCGGCGCCCGTGCCGCCTCCGTTTGCCGAGCCTGCGGCGACCGACCTCACCGTGCCGCCCGCGGCCGACGCCGTGCCGAGCCGTCGAGACACGCGAGCGTCTGGCTCGCCGTCGATTCCGGTGTCGGCTCCGGTGAAGCTCGTGCCGCCGACGTCGAGCTCGTTCCCGATCTCGGAGCCCGTGCGCCTCGTGCCTCCGACGTCGCCCGTCGCCGAGTCTGCACCGTCAGGCTGGCCAGCCCCCGACCCTGCCGCGCCCAGCGTCGCGAGCACCGCCCCGCCCGAACCCAGCTGGGCGAGCGCCGAGCCCACGCGCGCCCCCGACTCCGGCTCATTCGCGGTGACCCCGCTCGCCACGGTTCCCCCGGCGCCGGCCTCGGCGGGCACGCCGTGGACGTCGTCGTCAACCTTCGCCCAGCCCACCGGCTCGGTCGATCTCGCGAGCGTCGACTACGAGCCCATGACGCGCACCTGGGGCAGCGCCCGCGGCAGCTCGGCGTCGCGCACCGTCACGGGCGTGACCACCGGCGGGGCGTGGATGCTCGCACTCTCGCCCCTGGTGCAGCTCGGCCTGCTCGCCCTCGGGTGGGTGCTGACCGACGGCGGCACCAACAGTTCGACGATGATCATCGGCGCCTCGTTCGGCGCCGTGCTCATCGCCTGGGTGCTCGTCGGCGCGATCGCCGACTTCCGGCGCCTGGGCGCGCTCGGCCACGAGTTCAGGCCCTCGGTGTTGTGGATTCTCGTCGGGCCCTTGATGTACCTCATCGCCCGGGCTATTCACGTGCTGCGCACGACGGGCAAAGGTGTCGCGCCGACCTGGGTCTACCTGGCGCTCAGCATCGTCGTCGGCGCCGCCGCGGGCGCTGCGAGCCTGGCCCTGCCGCGCGACGCGAGCCTCGCCGAGCTGCGCCAGGTTGAGCAGTCGATCGCCGCCGACCTGCAGCAGCAGGGTCTCGACGTGAGCGTCATCTGTCCTTCTGAGGCCACGCTCGCTGTCGGCAGCACGTTCGTGTGCACCGCCTCTGACGAGGTGGGGCCGGTTGCCCTGCTGCGCGTCACCTACGGCGGAGTGCCCGGCTCGTTCACGTTCGAGGTCGAGTCGAGCAGCACCGGCTCGTAG
- a CDS encoding TM0106 family RecB-like putative nuclease, giving the protein MYLTTNESGERMLVTSASDLTRAAECEFRVARDLDARLGRLAAVDDEPDAMLARTAELGDAHEAAIIADYRARAAHPDDVLEIDRADSAGLDAIEPLAAQTLDALRRGVPVIVQATFVDRDHSPGQPGDLPIAFVGYADFLVRTAEGAYRVQDSKLARRAKVTALLQLAAYAEQLERLGIAVDPEVDLILGTREVSIHRLDDIAPVLRARRARLHRLLRERAAATGPIAWRDPSVTYCRSCAWCTAEIAQHDDVSQVAGLTGAQWTKLGAAGIETLEQLAALDDRAAVATASLSGISRSTLDALRLQAELQRQAAGATAGTPPPVRVRDAAVLHALPAPNPGDLYFDFEGDPLYTEHDPTQWGLDYLFGFVDAEGAFTAYWAHSFADERDALIAFLADVKARRAQHPDLHIYHYAAYERTHLRSLAARHAVGEDVIDEWLRTGVLVDLYPVVRKALRVGSPSYSIKYLEPIYWPEAREGAAVARGDDSVAEYVRARALREAGDSDPASAAAAQQILDDIGDYNEVDCLSTLKLAAWLRELAAEHPSPPPVLFDDEPAPRELPDSPLRTALLELAANDDGTPSSEPDRTPEQRAYAYAAAAIDYHRREHKTFWWDHFDRLVAPLDEWADVRDVLTVDSDQHRADAHHEQSDWIKPTPRSSLGRTVRLRGAWSAGSRPTVGGRSGPFALYEQPAPFAPSSRDPGARSARAITLVELHDDGVTYRETLAKGVEPYTDLPVALTPASPPPAGQQKPAIEEWGSALVQGAASSKGAEWPAEPVGDLLRRVSPRTRSAKPLAEVPIVDGEPDRVSAVIASLLDLDRSYLAVQGPPGTGKTYLGAHVIAALVQRQGWRIGVVAQGHATVEHMLEGVVAAGLPSRQVAKAPRTNADPVDYATAHFTVLGEADDLYDYAHGQPDGFVIGGTAWDFSNPQRVARRSLDLLVIDEAGQFSLAATIAASMAAKNLLLLGDPQQLPQVSQGTHPEPIDGSALGYLSAGHDVLPAELGYFLAETRRLHPALAEPVSRLSYEGQLHAHPSAAERELVGVAPGLHPVPVQHHGNATESVEEADEVVAIIRRLIGSEWTSGPDAEPRPLADRDVIVVTPYNAQQQTIREGLDAAGFTSTRVGTVDKFQGQEAAVAIVSLAASSSRDAPRGMEFLLNRNRLNVAISRAQWAAYLVHSPGLLDSLPHTPQGVAELSAFIRLVETH; this is encoded by the coding sequence GTGTACCTGACGACAAACGAGAGCGGCGAACGGATGCTCGTCACCTCGGCGAGCGACCTCACCCGCGCCGCAGAGTGCGAGTTCAGAGTAGCCCGCGACCTCGACGCGCGCCTGGGCCGCCTCGCCGCCGTCGACGACGAGCCCGACGCCATGCTCGCCCGCACCGCCGAGCTCGGCGACGCGCACGAAGCCGCCATCATCGCCGACTATCGGGCCCGCGCCGCTCACCCTGACGACGTGCTCGAGATCGACCGCGCCGATAGCGCTGGCCTTGATGCCATCGAGCCTCTCGCCGCGCAGACGCTCGACGCCCTGCGGCGCGGCGTGCCCGTCATCGTGCAAGCAACCTTTGTCGATCGCGACCACAGCCCCGGCCAACCGGGTGATCTGCCGATCGCGTTCGTCGGGTACGCCGACTTTCTCGTGCGCACCGCCGAGGGCGCCTACCGCGTGCAAGACAGCAAGCTCGCACGACGCGCGAAAGTCACGGCGCTGCTGCAGCTCGCCGCCTACGCCGAGCAGCTCGAGCGGCTCGGCATCGCCGTCGACCCCGAGGTCGACCTGATTCTCGGCACACGCGAGGTGAGCATCCACCGTCTCGACGACATCGCGCCGGTGCTGCGCGCGCGACGTGCCCGTCTGCACCGCCTGTTGCGCGAGCGGGCCGCGGCCACCGGGCCGATCGCCTGGCGCGACCCGAGCGTCACCTACTGCCGTAGCTGCGCGTGGTGCACCGCCGAGATCGCGCAGCACGACGACGTGAGCCAGGTGGCCGGGCTGACCGGCGCGCAGTGGACCAAGCTCGGCGCCGCCGGCATCGAGACCCTCGAGCAGCTCGCCGCGCTCGACGACCGCGCGGCCGTCGCGACCGCGAGCCTCTCAGGTATTTCGCGCAGCACCCTCGACGCCCTGCGCCTACAGGCCGAACTGCAGCGTCAAGCCGCGGGAGCCACCGCGGGCACTCCGCCGCCCGTGCGCGTGCGCGACGCGGCCGTGCTGCACGCGCTGCCCGCCCCGAACCCCGGCGACCTCTACTTCGACTTCGAGGGCGACCCGCTCTACACCGAGCACGACCCGACCCAGTGGGGTCTCGACTACCTGTTCGGTTTCGTCGACGCCGAGGGAGCCTTCACCGCCTACTGGGCGCACAGCTTCGCCGACGAGCGGGATGCCCTCATCGCCTTCCTCGCCGACGTGAAAGCCCGGCGTGCGCAGCACCCCGACCTGCACATTTACCACTACGCCGCCTACGAGCGCACCCACCTGCGCTCGCTCGCCGCGCGGCACGCGGTCGGCGAAGACGTGATCGACGAGTGGCTGCGAACCGGAGTGCTCGTCGACCTCTACCCGGTCGTGCGCAAAGCCCTGCGCGTCGGCAGCCCGAGCTACTCGATCAAATACCTCGAGCCGATCTACTGGCCCGAGGCGCGCGAAGGGGCGGCGGTCGCGCGGGGCGACGACTCTGTGGCCGAATACGTGCGGGCGCGCGCACTGCGCGAGGCGGGCGACAGCGATCCGGCCAGCGCAGCGGCTGCGCAGCAGATTCTCGACGACATCGGCGACTACAACGAGGTCGACTGCCTCAGCACGCTCAAGCTCGCGGCGTGGTTGCGCGAGCTCGCCGCCGAGCATCCGTCGCCGCCGCCCGTGCTGTTCGATGACGAGCCGGCCCCGCGCGAGCTGCCCGATTCGCCGCTGCGCACCGCACTGCTCGAGCTCGCCGCGAACGACGACGGCACGCCGTCGAGCGAGCCTGACCGCACGCCCGAGCAGCGCGCCTACGCCTACGCCGCCGCGGCCATCGACTATCACCGCCGCGAGCACAAGACCTTCTGGTGGGATCACTTCGACCGCCTCGTGGCCCCGCTCGACGAGTGGGCCGACGTGCGCGACGTCTTAACGGTGGATTCTGATCAGCACCGGGCGGATGCTCACCACGAGCAGTCTGACTGGATCAAGCCGACCCCGCGCAGCTCGCTCGGCCGCACGGTGCGCCTGCGCGGCGCCTGGAGCGCCGGCAGCCGGCCGACCGTGGGTGGCAGGTCGGGGCCGTTCGCGCTGTACGAGCAGCCCGCACCGTTCGCGCCGAGCAGCCGCGACCCCGGAGCCCGCTCGGCGCGCGCCATCACGCTCGTCGAGCTGCACGACGACGGTGTGACCTACCGCGAGACCCTGGCCAAGGGTGTCGAGCCCTACACCGACCTGCCCGTCGCCCTCACGCCGGCGAGCCCGCCGCCCGCCGGGCAGCAGAAGCCCGCCATCGAAGAGTGGGGGAGTGCGCTCGTGCAGGGGGCAGCGTCGTCGAAGGGCGCCGAGTGGCCGGCCGAGCCGGTCGGCGACCTTTTGCGCCGGGTGTCTCCTCGCACCCGCAGCGCAAAGCCCCTCGCCGAGGTGCCGATCGTCGACGGCGAACCCGATCGAGTCAGCGCCGTCATCGCGAGCCTGCTCGACCTCGATCGCTCGTACCTCGCCGTGCAGGGCCCTCCCGGCACGGGCAAGACCTACCTCGGTGCGCACGTCATCGCGGCGCTCGTGCAGCGGCAGGGCTGGCGCATCGGGGTTGTCGCACAAGGGCACGCGACCGTCGAGCACATGCTCGAGGGCGTCGTCGCGGCAGGGCTGCCGTCGCGCCAGGTCGCCAAGGCGCCGCGCACCAACGCTGACCCCGTCGACTACGCGACTGCTCACTTCACCGTGCTCGGTGAGGCCGACGACCTCTACGACTACGCGCACGGCCAGCCTGATGGCTTCGTCATCGGCGGCACCGCCTGGGATTTCTCGAACCCCCAGCGCGTCGCCCGCCGCAGCCTCGACCTGCTCGTCATCGACGAGGCTGGGCAGTTCTCGCTCGCCGCCACGATCGCCGCGAGCATGGCCGCGAAGAACCTGCTGCTGCTGGGTGACCCGCAGCAGCTGCCTCAGGTGAGCCAGGGCACGCACCCCGAGCCGATCGACGGCAGCGCGCTCGGCTACCTCAGCGCCGGGCACGACGTGCTGCCAGCCGAGCTTGGCTACTTTCTCGCCGAGACCCGCCGACTGCACCCCGCGCTGGCCGAGCCCGTCTCGCGGCTCAGCTACGAAGGTCAGCTGCACGCGCACCCGAGCGCAGCCGAGCGCGAGCTCGTGGGGGTCGCGCCCGGGCTGCACCCCGTGCCCGTGCAGCACCACGGCAACGCGACCGAGTCAGTCGAAGAGGCAGACGAGGTCGTCGCGATCATCCGTCGCCTGATCGGCAGCGAGTGGACCTCGGGGCCGGATGCTGAGCCGAGGCCACTCGCCGACCGCGACGTCATCGTCGTCACGCCCTACAACGCGCAGCAGCAGACGATTCGCGAAGGGCTCGACGCTGCGGGCTTCACGAGCACGCGTGTTGGCACGGTCGACAAGTTTCAGGGGCAGGAGGCCGCCGTGGCGATCGTCTCACTCGCGGCGTCAAGCTCGCGCGACGCCCCTCGCGGCATGGAGTTTCTGCTCAACCGCAACCGCCTCAACGTCGCCATCTCGCGCGCGCAGTGGGCCGCATACCTCGTGCACTCGCCGGGGCTGCTTGACTCGCTACCTCACACGCCGCAGGGCGTGGCCGAGCTGAGCGCCTTTATCCGCCTCGTCGAGACGCACTGA
- a CDS encoding dodecin family protein translates to MSSVARITTITARSEKSFEDAVRVGVDRANSTLRGVSGAWIKEQKLHIVDGKVAAYQVTMEVTFVLDD, encoded by the coding sequence ATGTCTAGCGTCGCCCGCATCACCACCATCACCGCCCGCTCAGAGAAGAGCTTCGAAGACGCCGTGCGCGTCGGCGTCGACCGCGCCAACAGCACCCTGCGCGGTGTCAGCGGCGCGTGGATCAAAGAGCAGAAGCTGCACATCGTCGACGGCAAGGTCGCGGCCTATCAGGTGACCATGGAGGTCACCTTCGTGCTCGACGACTGA
- a CDS encoding type II toxin-antitoxin system VapC family toxin — translation MTLLLDTHVLIWALAAPHRLPEAVRARVADRSETLVVSAASAFEIATKHRLGRLPEAAAVVHSYDEQVSRLGAEVIPIEARHAITAGSLEWPHRDPFDRMLAAQAMSEGLELMSADPAFTGLPGLAVVWG, via the coding sequence GTGACTCTACTTCTCGACACACACGTGCTGATCTGGGCGCTGGCCGCACCGCATCGTCTGCCGGAGGCCGTTCGAGCTCGGGTTGCCGATCGAAGCGAGACCCTTGTGGTCTCGGCAGCGAGCGCGTTCGAGATTGCGACGAAGCACCGACTCGGCAGACTGCCCGAAGCTGCCGCAGTCGTGCACTCCTACGACGAACAGGTCTCGAGACTCGGGGCGGAGGTGATCCCTATCGAGGCGCGCCATGCAATCACCGCCGGCTCGCTCGAATGGCCGCACCGCGATCCGTTCGACCGCATGCTCGCGGCGCAGGCGATGAGCGAGGGTCTCGAGCTGATGTCGGCTGACCCAGCATTCACCGGGCTACCCGGGCTAGCGGTCGTCTGGGGGTGA
- a CDS encoding type II toxin-antitoxin system Phd/YefM family antitoxin: MGSQVNVHEAKTRLSELLARVERGDEIVIARGGVPVARLVAFEQSAERELGFLPGLDTPASFFEPLPESELAAWEGGLDDSYGESSP, translated from the coding sequence ATGGGGAGCCAGGTGAATGTGCACGAGGCCAAGACTCGACTCTCAGAGTTGCTCGCGCGGGTCGAGCGCGGTGACGAGATCGTGATTGCTCGCGGGGGAGTTCCCGTCGCGCGCTTAGTGGCGTTCGAGCAGTCGGCTGAGCGCGAATTGGGATTCTTGCCCGGGCTCGACACCCCCGCGTCGTTCTTCGAGCCGCTGCCCGAATCCGAACTAGCTGCCTGGGAGGGCGGGCTCGATGACAGCTACGGGGAGTCGTCGCCGTGA
- a CDS encoding M48 family metalloprotease, which translates to MVGAEHCHDLGREHRRWAAADAEQQPRLRKVVETTAIRAGIPMPRVGVTDDPAPNAFAASLSPKNAVIGVTTGALDLLGAGGEL; encoded by the coding sequence GTGGTCGGCGCTGAGCATTGCCACGACCTCGGCCGCGAGCACCGCCGGTGGGCGGCGGCGGACGCCGAGCAGCAACCGCGGCTACGCAAGGTCGTGGAGACGACGGCGATTCGAGCGGGCATCCCGATGCCTCGCGTCGGCGTGACCGACGACCCCGCCCCCAACGCGTTCGCCGCGTCGCTCAGCCCGAAGAACGCGGTCATCGGCGTCACGACCGGAGCCCTCGACCTGCTCGGCGCAGGCGGCGAGCTGTAG
- a CDS encoding M48 family metalloprotease, whose amino-acid sequence MHAEQQPRLHTVVETTAIRAGIPKPKVGVIDDPAPNAFPASLSPKNAVIGVTTGALDLLDGSELEAVVAHEVAHIVNQDGRVTLTTFALVGSIASVAGTLLVLGWALVRSVISEFKFGLGLILGMLGLVMIVVGTAFAAVAFVLGPLISSAVSRRREFLADTSGVELTRFPEGLVRALSKIAEHLTTVKAASFEVRGLFFVNTIGKGLLAQWLGSHPPVAERVDRLREIGRGF is encoded by the coding sequence GTGCATGCCGAGCAGCAACCGCGGCTGCACACGGTGGTGGAGACGACGGCGATTCGGGCGGGCATCCCGAAGCCGAAGGTCGGCGTGATCGACGACCCCGCCCCCAACGCGTTCCCCGCGTCGCTCAGCCCCAAGAACGCCGTCATCGGCGTCACGACCGGAGCCCTCGACCTGCTCGACGGCAGCGAACTCGAGGCGGTCGTCGCGCACGAGGTGGCGCACATCGTCAACCAGGATGGCCGCGTCACCCTGACGACCTTCGCCCTCGTCGGCTCGATCGCGTCGGTCGCCGGCACGCTGCTCGTGCTCGGCTGGGCGCTCGTGCGGTCGGTGATCAGCGAGTTCAAATTCGGCCTGGGTCTCATTCTCGGGATGCTCGGGCTCGTGATGATCGTCGTCGGCACCGCCTTCGCGGCCGTGGCCTTCGTGCTCGGCCCTCTCATCAGTTCGGCTGTCTCCCGCCGCCGCGAGTTTCTGGCTGACACGAGCGGCGTAGAGCTCACGCGCTTTCCGGAGGGTCTCGTGCGGGCGCTGTCGAAGATTGCGGAGCACCTGACCACGGTGAAAGCCGCATCGTTCGAGGTGCGCGGGCTGTTCTTCGTCAACACCATCGGCAAAGGGCTGCTCGCGCAGTGGCTCGGCTCGCACCCGCCCGTGGCGGAACGGGTGGACCGACTGCGGGAGATCGGGCGCGGGTTCTAG
- a CDS encoding addiction module antidote protein, translated as MTTETFSRFDAADYLTDIETAAAYLEATIAESGDDPAAIADALGAIARSGNLSELARRTGMSREGLYKALSADGNPSFATIVKVARALGLTISFYAIA; from the coding sequence ATGACGACTGAGACTTTCAGCCGATTCGACGCTGCCGACTACCTCACCGACATCGAGACTGCGGCGGCCTATCTCGAAGCGACGATTGCCGAAAGTGGCGACGACCCCGCCGCCATTGCGGATGCGCTCGGGGCAATCGCACGCTCGGGAAACCTCAGCGAGCTGGCTCGGCGCACCGGGATGAGCCGCGAGGGTCTATACAAGGCGCTCTCCGCCGACGGCAACCCGAGTTTTGCGACCATCGTCAAGGTCGCGCGGGCGCTCGGGCTCACGATCTCGTTCTACGCTATCGCGTAG
- a CDS encoding type II toxin-antitoxin system RelE/ParE family toxin, which translates to MTIYELRRSAEFDRWLAGLRDRAAIARVLVRLDRLARGNPGDVRPVGSRVSELRIEFGPGLRVYYLQHGDVVVLLLCEGDKSTQPRDIKRAHRLADQWRYEKHDD; encoded by the coding sequence TTGACAATATACGAACTGCGCAGAAGTGCTGAGTTCGACCGGTGGCTAGCTGGGCTGAGAGATCGTGCCGCTATTGCACGGGTCTTGGTGCGGCTCGATCGGCTCGCTCGCGGCAACCCTGGCGATGTTCGACCCGTCGGCTCGAGAGTCTCGGAGCTGCGGATCGAATTCGGACCCGGTCTTCGCGTGTACTACCTGCAGCACGGCGACGTGGTGGTGCTGCTTTTGTGCGAGGGAGACAAGTCGACCCAGCCACGAGATATCAAGCGGGCACATCGTCTGGCCGACCAGTGGAGGTATGAGAAGCATGACGACTGA
- a CDS encoding DUF2130 domain-containing protein: MKAQNVDITSYESDLDAFKTGFARNYDLALRRFGEAIAEIDKSIERLQKAKDALLGSERNLRLANGKAQW, encoded by the coding sequence GTGAAGGCGCAGAACGTTGACATCACGAGTTACGAGAGCGACCTCGACGCGTTCAAGACCGGCTTTGCGCGCAACTACGACCTGGCCTTGCGGCGGTTCGGCGAGGCGATCGCCGAGATCGACAAGTCGATCGAGCGGCTGCAGAAGGCGAAGGATGCCCTGCTCGGGTCAGAGCGCAACCTGCGCCTGGCCAACGGCAAAGCACAGTGGTGA
- a CDS encoding DUF2130 domain-containing protein yields the protein MQEIICPNCGKAFTIDQAGYADILKQVRDTDFEKQLHERLELADHEKQRAIELAETKAAGELQKAAAAKDSEIQALKAKLDAGESANKVAVELAEAKLAAKLADESAKLEAEVAKKASEIELLKASIQNGEQAKRLAVKEALSTVERERDELKNGLAMATMERQVSEQALEEKYKQQIKDRDDAIERLKDMKARLSTKMVGETLAA from the coding sequence ATGCAAGAGATCATCTGCCCCAACTGCGGCAAGGCCTTCACGATTGACCAGGCCGGATACGCCGACATCCTGAAGCAGGTGCGCGACACCGACTTCGAGAAACAACTGCACGAGCGCCTCGAGCTTGCCGACCATGAGAAGCAGCGGGCGATCGAACTTGCCGAGACGAAAGCGGCCGGCGAGTTGCAGAAGGCTGCGGCCGCGAAAGACTCCGAGATTCAGGCGCTGAAGGCCAAGCTCGACGCGGGGGAGAGCGCCAACAAGGTCGCTGTCGAACTCGCCGAGGCGAAGCTCGCCGCCAAGCTCGCCGACGAGTCCGCGAAACTCGAAGCGGAAGTGGCGAAGAAGGCGTCAGAGATCGAGTTGCTGAAGGCGAGCATCCAGAACGGAGAACAGGCGAAGCGGCTTGCCGTCAAGGAAGCACTGAGCACGGTGGAGCGCGAGCGTGACGAGCTGAAGAACGGGCTCGCCATGGCCACGATGGAAAGACAAGTCTCTGAGCAGGCGCTCGAAGAGAAGTACAAGCAGCAGATCAAAGATCGCGACGACGCGATCGAGCGGCTCAAAGACATGAAGGCGCGGCTGTCGACCAAGATGGTCGGCGAGACGCTCGCTGCCTGA
- a CDS encoding DUF2130 domain-containing protein, with protein MGRKRGGVIICLGLAGPPALALLHESLDQRYPSQVWRHGGSLRWLKDMKARLSTKMFGETLEQHCETEFNHIRATAFSKA; from the coding sequence ATGGGCAGAAAGCGCGGAGGAGTCATTATTTGTCTGGGGCTGGCAGGGCCCCCGGCTCTCGCGCTACTTCATGAGTCTCTCGATCAGCGCTATCCCAGCCAGGTCTGGCGTCACGGGGGCAGTCTCCGGTGGCTCAAAGACATGAAGGCGCGGCTCTCGACCAAGATGTTCGGCGAGACACTTGAGCAGCACTGCGAGACCGAGTTCAACCACATTCGCGCCACGGCGTTTTCGAAGGCGTAG